One window from the genome of Paenibacillus azoreducens encodes:
- the map gene encoding type I methionyl aminopeptidase has protein sequence MEICLKSKEEIGYMREAGRILAACHREISRMIQPGVTPLAIDAFVEEYLARHGATPEQKGYRGFPFAICSSVNDTVCHGFPTDTPLKEGDVVTIDMVVNKDGWLADSGWSYGVGAIGKPLQKLLLRTEQALYEGITQAQAGNTIGDIGYVLEKAAKRGRYGIVKPLVGHGIGKRIHEPPEVPNFGRRGEGIRLAEGMVITIEPIFTLGSTGAVLWNDDGWSIQTADGSCGVQFEHTIAITKEGPVILTE, from the coding sequence ATGGAGATCTGCTTGAAAAGCAAGGAAGAAATCGGATATATGCGTGAAGCGGGGCGCATTTTGGCCGCGTGCCACCGCGAAATATCCCGTATGATTCAGCCCGGTGTAACGCCGCTTGCCATCGACGCTTTTGTCGAAGAGTATTTGGCCAGACACGGCGCCACCCCCGAGCAAAAAGGATACCGCGGGTTTCCGTTTGCGATCTGTTCTTCGGTGAATGATACGGTGTGTCATGGCTTTCCAACCGACACTCCGCTTAAGGAAGGCGATGTTGTAACAATCGATATGGTGGTGAATAAGGATGGTTGGTTGGCCGATTCCGGTTGGAGTTACGGGGTGGGCGCCATCGGCAAACCTCTGCAGAAGCTTCTGCTGCGGACGGAACAGGCGCTGTATGAAGGAATAACTCAAGCACAGGCAGGAAATACGATCGGAGACATCGGTTATGTGCTCGAAAAAGCGGCGAAGAGAGGACGATATGGCATCGTCAAACCTTTGGTCGGTCATGGCATCGGGAAACGGATTCACGAACCCCCTGAGGTTCCGAATTTCGGCAGGCGAGGAGAGGGAATCCGGTTGGCTGAAGGAATGGTCATTACGATAGAGCCGATTTTCACGCTCGGGTCGACGGGGGCTGTGTTATGGAATGATGACGGTTGGAGCATTCAAACGGCGGACGGATCATGCGGGGTTCAGTTTGAGCATACGATTGCCATCACTAAAGAAGGTCCGGTCATACTTACTGAGTAG
- the coxB gene encoding cytochrome c oxidase subunit II, with product MMKRWQAVKRLLPMLAVFSLLLAGCGREDLSALRPQGPVAEGQYDLMKLAITIMIFVVAVVFAIAVYVLIKFRRKKGQTEVPEQVEGNFKLEIIWTVIPLILVFILAVPTVQKIFAFGDDHYNEKGSVQVKVTSHLYWWEFEYPQYGVKTAQELMIPTGKNIAFELKTADVLHSFWVPSLSGKMDTNPDGTINRFSFSTNKEGVYRGKCAELCGPSHGLMEFKVKAVSPDSFDKWVAAMKAPAVLPKDQALAETFKKSCLSCHAVGDQGGPAAPDLTGIGSRESVAGILLNEGQDGGKPVKENLKTWLEDPQAVKPGNKMPAPKDLGLTDEQIDGIADYLANYKLDY from the coding sequence ATGATGAAACGGTGGCAGGCTGTAAAGCGTCTCCTTCCCATGCTCGCAGTGTTTTCTCTGCTTTTAGCCGGTTGCGGCCGCGAGGACTTGTCGGCATTGCGACCACAGGGACCTGTGGCGGAAGGACAGTACGATTTGATGAAGCTCGCAATTACGATCATGATTTTCGTCGTGGCCGTCGTATTTGCAATCGCGGTATATGTTCTGATTAAGTTCCGTAGGAAAAAGGGACAAACAGAAGTGCCGGAACAAGTGGAAGGGAATTTTAAGCTGGAGATTATCTGGACGGTTATCCCGCTTATTCTGGTATTTATTCTTGCTGTTCCTACCGTTCAAAAGATTTTTGCTTTTGGTGACGACCACTATAATGAAAAGGGTTCCGTACAGGTCAAGGTTACTTCGCATCTGTACTGGTGGGAGTTTGAATATCCGCAATACGGAGTGAAAACCGCCCAGGAATTGATGATTCCAACCGGTAAAAACATTGCTTTTGAACTGAAAACAGCCGACGTTCTTCACTCATTCTGGGTGCCTTCTTTGTCCGGTAAAATGGACACGAACCCGGATGGGACGATCAACAGATTCAGCTTCAGCACGAACAAAGAAGGGGTTTACCGCGGCAAGTGCGCCGAGCTTTGCGGTCCTTCGCACGGTTTGATGGAATTCAAGGTCAAGGCAGTAAGCCCTGATTCGTTTGATAAGTGGGTTGCGGCGATGAAAGCGCCTGCGGTTCTGCCTAAAGATCAAGCTTTGGCCGAAACTTTCAAGAAATCCTGCCTGTCCTGCCACGCTGTGGGCGATCAAGGTGGTCCAGCGGCTCCGGATCTTACAGGCATCGGTTCCCGTGAATCTGTTGCCGGTATCTTGCTGAACGAAGGTCAAGACGGGGGCAAACCGGTTAAGGAAAACCTTAAAACATGGCTCGAAGACCCGCAAGCCGTGAAACCGGGGAACAAAATGCCTGCACCAAAAGATTTGGGTCTGACAGATGAACAAATCGATGGCATCGCCGATTACTTGGCTAACTACAAGTTGGATTACTAA